A genome region from Leifsonia sp. Root112D2 includes the following:
- the tilS gene encoding tRNA lysidine(34) synthetase TilS: MQPDVSSARRPRLTPAIADIRRAVRAALVAPLNQNDGESAGSGHKAAISGSHGEKSVVFDKALVLVGLSGGADSLALAAATNFEAPRAGIQAGVVIVDHGLQEGSSHVAAQAAQQARDLGLNPVLVKRVVVSGENDGGPEAAAREARYGAFAEALAETGASAVLLAHTLDDQAETVLLGLARGSGAASLQGMAPQNGPYLRPLLGIRRATTRQFCVDSRLEPWDDPQNLDPAYARVRVRQSSLPTLEADLGPGIAEALARTAEQLREDADALDAMIVETIEDICEHAEAGISVSVGALAANPPALRHRIIRYVAQSEFGVSLERVHTLAVARLVTDWHGQEGLDLPGVRVVRQGGRVIFTRA, encoded by the coding sequence ATGCAGCCTGACGTTTCTTCAGCCCGCCGCCCACGGCTGACCCCCGCGATAGCCGACATCCGCCGCGCCGTGCGCGCCGCCCTCGTCGCGCCGCTTAACCAAAACGACGGAGAAAGTGCCGGATCGGGCCACAAAGCCGCGATTTCGGGCTCACACGGCGAAAAATCCGTCGTTTTCGACAAAGCACTCGTGTTGGTGGGGTTGAGCGGGGGAGCGGACTCGCTGGCGCTCGCGGCGGCGACGAACTTCGAGGCGCCGCGGGCGGGCATCCAGGCGGGAGTAGTGATCGTTGACCACGGCCTACAGGAGGGGTCGTCGCATGTCGCGGCGCAAGCCGCGCAGCAGGCGCGCGACCTGGGGCTCAACCCTGTGCTGGTGAAGCGCGTTGTCGTGTCTGGGGAGAATGACGGCGGCCCCGAGGCGGCGGCTCGGGAGGCGCGCTATGGCGCGTTTGCCGAGGCCCTCGCCGAGACCGGGGCGAGTGCGGTGCTGCTCGCGCACACGCTCGACGACCAGGCCGAGACGGTGCTACTCGGCCTGGCGCGCGGTTCGGGGGCGGCGAGCCTGCAGGGGATGGCGCCGCAGAACGGGCCGTATCTGCGCCCGCTGCTCGGCATCCGTCGTGCGACGACCAGGCAGTTCTGCGTCGATTCGCGCCTCGAGCCCTGGGACGACCCGCAGAACCTCGACCCGGCGTATGCGCGGGTGCGGGTGCGCCAGAGCTCCCTGCCGACACTCGAGGCAGACCTCGGCCCGGGCATCGCCGAGGCGCTGGCCCGCACCGCCGAGCAGCTGCGCGAAGACGCCGACGCACTCGACGCCATGATCGTGGAAACCATCGAGGACATCTGCGAGCACGCCGAGGCGGGCATCTCGGTGTCGGTGGGCGCGCTGGCGGCGAACCCGCCCGCGCTGCGCCACCGCATCATCCGCTATGTGGCACAGAGCGAGTTCGGGGTTTCTCTCGAGCGAGTGCACACGCTCGCCGTCGCCAGGCTGGTCACCGATTGGCACGGGCAGGAGGGGCTCGACCTGCCAGGCGTTAGAGTTGTCAGGCAGGGGGGCCGCGTGATTTTCACCCGGGCCTGA
- the hpt gene encoding hypoxanthine phosphoribosyltransferase has product MELSDVQDDLTELLISEEQIRARIAELARQIEADYAGEDVLLVGVLKGAVMVMADLARELRIPVTMDWMAVSSYGSGTASSGVVRILKDLDADLTGRRVLIVEDIIDSGLTLSWLLANLNSRGPASIEICALLRKPDAARVAIDVKYVGFEIPNQFVVGYGLDYDERYRNLRGVGVLAPKVYGG; this is encoded by the coding sequence ATGGAACTCTCCGACGTTCAGGATGATCTGACCGAACTGCTTATCAGCGAGGAGCAGATCCGAGCCCGGATCGCCGAACTCGCGAGGCAGATCGAGGCCGATTACGCGGGCGAAGACGTGCTGCTCGTCGGTGTGCTCAAGGGCGCCGTCATGGTCATGGCCGACCTCGCGCGGGAGTTGCGCATTCCGGTGACCATGGACTGGATGGCCGTGAGCTCGTACGGCAGCGGCACGGCGTCGAGCGGCGTCGTGCGCATTCTCAAGGACCTGGATGCCGACCTCACCGGTCGTCGCGTGCTCATCGTCGAAGACATCATCGACTCCGGTCTCACCCTCTCGTGGCTGCTGGCCAACCTGAATTCGCGCGGACCGGCATCCATCGAGATCTGCGCACTTCTGCGCAAGCCGGATGCGGCCCGCGTCGCGATCGACGTCAAGTACGTCGGCTTCGAGATACCGAACCAGTTCGTGGTGGGCTATGGCCTCGACTACGACGAGCGCTACCGCAATCTGCGCGGCGTGGGCGTGCTGGCCCCCAAGGTCTACGGCGGCTGA
- a CDS encoding DHA2 family efflux MFS transporter permease subunit → MSTRVIATIVLMVAMFMDLMDSTITNVALPAIGADLGANPAQLEWTLAGYVIAFATLLITGGRLGDVVGRRRIFVIGVAGFTLASLFASLAQSGDFLVAARIVQGAFAGIMVPQVLSSIQVMFTPEERGPILGITGALSALGAVAGLLFGGWIVTVNAFGLGWRSIFLVNIPIGIVLILAALLVVPRSRSEHPLKLDLVGVLLGAVSVFLVVFPLTDGRQAGWAAWIWAMLIAAPFAIAAFIAHQKRRLARDSSALLPMPLFRNRGFSSGLLVQVLSSVGNGGYALILLFYVQQALGFTALSAGLTILPIALGSMIATGIAVPLSQRFGKSLVLVGGVIQAGAFTWVVAAIAARGSELNGWDLALPLTLAGVGMMLLIMPLMGLTLATIPATEAGAASGTLTTFGQLGMVLGVALAGAVYFGMLGENATRSSAQGAVTTGLWVPVAAYLLAGLAALALPRMTPSRVDAPRDAAAVLLDSV, encoded by the coding sequence ATGAGTACACGCGTTATCGCCACGATCGTCCTGATGGTCGCGATGTTCATGGATCTGATGGATTCGACTATCACCAACGTGGCGCTGCCGGCGATCGGCGCCGACCTTGGCGCCAATCCGGCCCAACTCGAATGGACACTTGCCGGCTACGTCATCGCATTTGCCACGCTGTTGATCACGGGGGGACGGTTGGGTGATGTCGTCGGCCGACGCCGGATCTTCGTGATCGGGGTCGCCGGATTCACACTTGCTTCGTTGTTCGCCTCGCTTGCGCAGTCGGGCGACTTTCTGGTTGCCGCCCGCATCGTGCAAGGTGCCTTCGCGGGCATCATGGTGCCGCAGGTGCTCTCCAGCATCCAGGTCATGTTCACCCCCGAGGAACGCGGGCCCATCCTGGGCATCACGGGCGCGCTGAGTGCACTGGGTGCCGTCGCCGGGCTGCTGTTCGGCGGCTGGATCGTGACGGTCAACGCCTTCGGGCTGGGCTGGCGCAGCATCTTCCTGGTCAATATCCCGATCGGGATCGTGCTGATTCTCGCCGCCCTTCTCGTGGTGCCGCGCAGCAGGTCTGAGCATCCGCTGAAGCTCGACCTGGTCGGTGTGCTGCTCGGCGCGGTTTCAGTCTTTCTCGTCGTCTTTCCGCTCACCGACGGGCGCCAGGCCGGATGGGCGGCCTGGATCTGGGCGATGCTCATCGCGGCGCCATTCGCTATCGCGGCATTCATCGCGCACCAGAAGCGACGGCTGGCGCGCGACAGTTCGGCCCTGCTGCCGATGCCGCTCTTCCGCAACCGCGGATTCAGTTCGGGGCTTCTCGTGCAGGTGCTCTCGTCGGTCGGCAACGGCGGATACGCGCTGATCCTGTTGTTCTACGTGCAGCAGGCGCTCGGCTTCACGGCGTTGTCTGCCGGGCTCACGATCCTCCCCATCGCCCTCGGCTCGATGATCGCCACCGGCATCGCGGTACCGCTCTCGCAGAGGTTCGGGAAGAGCCTTGTGCTGGTGGGCGGAGTGATTCAGGCGGGCGCATTCACGTGGGTCGTTGCCGCGATCGCCGCGCGCGGATCCGAACTGAATGGCTGGGATCTCGCGCTCCCGCTCACTCTCGCCGGTGTCGGAATGATGCTGCTGATCATGCCGTTGATGGGGCTGACCCTGGCAACCATTCCGGCAACGGAGGCCGGCGCGGCATCCGGAACGCTCACGACGTTCGGTCAGCTTGGAATGGTTCTCGGCGTCGCACTCGCCGGCGCCGTCTACTTCGGCATGCTCGGCGAGAACGCGACCCGAAGCAGTGCGCAGGGTGCGGTTACCACCGGGCTCTGGGTACCCGTCGCCGCGTACCTGCTGGCCGGTCTCGCAGCGCTCGCGCTGCCGCGCATGACGCCGTCTCGTGTCGACGCGCCGCGGGACGCTGCGGCTGTGCTGCTTGACTCGGTGTGA
- a CDS encoding TetR/AcrR family transcriptional regulator C-terminal domain-containing protein has translation MATIDEASQTPPNWVTTAWAMHDSPRQDEPGLNATKIVAAAIELADDEGIAGLSIRKLGGRLGAGTMAAYRHVESREDLVILMVDSALGTPPVSILDTDDWRERVRRWAGAISARYARHPWLVDAPIAGFIATPNRALWLEYILQSLRPTGLGLRQMLDVALLIDGHARNVAALTRAVDAQDEAQDVAAPWLASLLTQERFPMLAQVLSLGELDEDSARDLEFGLGRIIDGIGFLAAEVDRR, from the coding sequence ATGGCAACGATCGACGAGGCATCCCAGACGCCGCCGAATTGGGTGACGACCGCATGGGCGATGCACGATTCGCCCCGCCAGGACGAGCCCGGCCTGAACGCCACAAAAATCGTGGCGGCGGCAATCGAGCTGGCAGACGATGAAGGCATAGCGGGGCTCTCGATCCGCAAGCTCGGCGGTCGGCTCGGCGCCGGCACGATGGCCGCGTATCGTCACGTGGAATCTCGCGAGGACCTCGTCATACTCATGGTCGATTCTGCGCTCGGCACGCCGCCGGTCAGCATCCTCGATACGGATGACTGGCGCGAACGGGTGAGGCGATGGGCCGGCGCGATCTCCGCTCGCTACGCGCGGCATCCGTGGCTGGTGGATGCGCCGATTGCGGGGTTCATTGCGACCCCCAACCGCGCGCTGTGGCTGGAATACATCCTGCAATCGCTGCGACCGACTGGTCTGGGCCTGCGGCAGATGCTTGACGTGGCCCTCCTGATCGACGGCCATGCGCGCAACGTCGCCGCGCTGACCCGTGCCGTCGACGCGCAGGATGAGGCGCAGGACGTCGCCGCGCCATGGTTGGCATCGCTGCTGACGCAGGAGCGATTCCCGATGCTCGCGCAGGTGCTGTCCTTAGGCGAACTCGACGAGGACAGCGCGCGTGATCTGGAGTTCGGCCTCGGTCGCATCATCGACGGTATCGGTTTCCTCGCTGCCGAGGTTGACCGGCGGTAA
- the ftsH gene encoding ATP-dependent zinc metalloprotease FtsH has protein sequence MNAKKIFRGPILYIVLAVIAVWIGSSLITMSGFKGVTTEQGLQYLKDGKVASAKIIDGDQRVDLTLSKADKTNGKLVQFNYVSQRGADIVKAVDSANLPKGFDDEVPQPNWLLSALGILLPVLFLGVIFWLMLSGMQGGGNKVMQFGKSKAKLVSKESPKVTFADVAGADEAVEELEEIKEFLKEPAKFQAVGARIPKGVLLYGPPGTGKTLLARAVAGEAGVPFYSISGSDFVEMFVGVGASRVRDLFQQAKENSPAIIFVDEIDAVGRHRGAGMGGGHDEREQTLNQLLVEMDGFDVKTNVILIAATNRPDILDPALLRPGRFDRQIGVDAPDMQGRKQILEVHGRGKPLAKGVDLEVLARKTPGFTGADLANVLNEAALLTARSNAQLIDNRALDEAVDRVVAGPQKRTRVMKDQEKLITAYHEGGHALAAAAMRHTDPVTKITILPRGRALGYTMVMPLEDKYSITRNELLDQLAYAMGGRVAEEIVFHDPTTGASNDIEKATGIARKMVTEYGMSADVGAVKLGQSSGEMFLGRDMGHQRDYSEQIAERVDAEVRALIEKAHDEAWEVLNENRAILDRLAAELLEKETLDHNQIAEIFKDITKLPERPQWLSSGNRPISDVPPIAFPKASAPVNPGAVDGGIDSEPPSKPKRAPARKPRPATA, from the coding sequence ATGAACGCCAAGAAGATCTTCCGCGGCCCGATCCTGTATATCGTGCTGGCCGTGATTGCCGTGTGGATCGGCTCCAGCCTCATCACGATGTCCGGATTCAAGGGCGTTACCACCGAGCAGGGCCTGCAGTATCTCAAGGACGGCAAGGTTGCCAGCGCCAAGATCATCGACGGCGATCAGCGCGTCGATCTCACACTGAGCAAGGCCGACAAGACCAACGGCAAGCTCGTTCAGTTCAACTACGTCTCGCAGCGCGGTGCCGACATCGTGAAGGCCGTCGACAGCGCCAATCTGCCCAAGGGCTTTGACGACGAGGTTCCGCAGCCCAACTGGCTGCTCTCCGCCCTCGGCATTCTGCTGCCCGTGCTGTTTCTCGGCGTGATCTTCTGGTTGATGCTCTCGGGAATGCAGGGCGGCGGCAACAAGGTCATGCAGTTCGGCAAGTCCAAGGCCAAACTCGTCTCCAAAGAGAGCCCCAAGGTCACCTTTGCGGATGTCGCGGGTGCCGACGAGGCTGTCGAGGAGCTTGAGGAGATCAAGGAGTTCCTGAAGGAGCCGGCCAAGTTCCAGGCCGTCGGCGCGCGCATCCCCAAGGGTGTGCTGCTGTACGGCCCTCCCGGAACCGGTAAGACGCTGCTCGCGCGCGCCGTCGCCGGTGAGGCGGGAGTTCCGTTCTACTCGATCTCCGGTTCTGACTTCGTAGAGATGTTCGTGGGTGTCGGTGCAAGCCGCGTGCGCGACCTCTTCCAGCAGGCCAAGGAGAACTCCCCCGCCATCATCTTCGTCGACGAGATCGACGCCGTCGGTCGCCACCGCGGCGCCGGCATGGGCGGCGGGCACGACGAGCGCGAGCAGACCCTCAACCAGCTTCTGGTCGAGATGGACGGCTTCGACGTCAAGACCAACGTGATTCTCATCGCGGCGACCAACCGTCCCGACATCCTCGACCCCGCACTGCTGCGCCCCGGCCGCTTCGACCGTCAGATCGGCGTTGACGCCCCCGACATGCAGGGCCGCAAGCAGATTCTTGAGGTGCACGGTCGCGGTAAGCCCCTCGCCAAGGGCGTCGACCTCGAGGTGCTGGCCCGCAAGACGCCCGGCTTCACGGGCGCCGACCTGGCCAACGTGCTCAACGAGGCGGCGCTGCTGACCGCGCGTTCCAACGCGCAGCTCATCGACAACCGCGCCCTCGATGAGGCCGTCGACCGCGTCGTCGCCGGCCCGCAGAAGCGCACCCGCGTGATGAAAGACCAGGAAAAGCTCATCACGGCATACCACGAGGGCGGCCATGCCCTCGCCGCCGCCGCGATGCGTCACACCGACCCCGTCACGAAGATCACGATCCTTCCCCGCGGCCGTGCCCTCGGCTACACGATGGTGATGCCGCTGGAAGACAAGTACTCGATCACCCGCAACGAACTGCTTGACCAGCTGGCGTACGCCATGGGTGGCCGTGTTGCCGAGGAGATCGTGTTCCACGACCCGACAACGGGTGCGTCGAACGACATCGAGAAGGCCACGGGCATCGCGCGCAAGATGGTCACCGAATACGGCATGAGTGCCGATGTCGGTGCCGTCAAGCTGGGGCAGTCATCCGGTGAGATGTTCCTGGGCCGCGACATGGGTCACCAGCGCGACTACTCCGAGCAGATCGCCGAGCGCGTCGACGCCGAGGTGCGCGCGCTCATCGAGAAGGCGCACGACGAGGCATGGGAGGTTCTCAACGAGAACCGCGCCATTCTCGATCGCCTGGCTGCCGAGCTGCTCGAGAAGGAGACGCTCGACCACAACCAGATCGCTGAGATCTTCAAGGACATCACCAAGCTGCCCGAGCGCCCGCAGTGGCTTTCGAGTGGCAACCGCCCGATTTCGGATGTTCCCCCGATCGCTTTTCCGAAGGCATCCGCCCCCGTGAACCCGGGAGCCGTCGACGGCGGCATCGACTCGGAGCCGCCCAGCAAGCCGAAGCGCGCGCCGGCCCGCAAGCCGCGCCCCGCCACGGCGTAG
- the folE gene encoding GTP cyclohydrolase I FolE, whose protein sequence is MTTKPTTAIDRQRIQAAVSELLLAIGEDPDRPGLRSTPERVADAYSEFFGGLAEDPLEYLADSVPLGEHEAETVLLRGIEFRSICEHHLLPFLGVAHVAYLPNERVVGLGRLPRVVEALAARPQLQERLTEEIADTLQEGLDARGVLVVLDAVHGCVTTRGPRQTQSSTVTVASRGALADPVGRAEIMALIGGVGA, encoded by the coding sequence GTGACAACGAAGCCAACGACGGCGATCGACCGGCAGCGCATCCAGGCTGCGGTCAGTGAGTTGCTGCTTGCCATCGGTGAGGACCCGGATCGGCCCGGGTTGCGGTCGACCCCTGAGCGGGTGGCGGATGCCTACAGCGAGTTCTTTGGCGGGCTTGCGGAGGATCCGCTCGAGTACCTGGCCGACTCCGTGCCCCTCGGCGAACACGAGGCCGAGACCGTGCTGCTGCGCGGCATCGAGTTTCGTTCGATCTGCGAGCACCATCTGCTGCCCTTTCTCGGCGTCGCGCACGTCGCGTATCTGCCGAACGAACGCGTGGTGGGGCTCGGTCGGCTGCCACGGGTGGTCGAAGCGCTGGCCGCCCGCCCGCAGCTGCAGGAGCGCCTGACCGAGGAGATTGCCGACACGCTGCAGGAGGGGCTCGACGCGCGTGGCGTGCTCGTGGTGCTCGATGCAGTACACGGCTGCGTGACGACCCGCGGGCCGCGTCAGACCCAGAGCTCCACGGTGACCGTCGCCAGTCGCGGCGCGCTCGCCGACCCGGTGGGCCGTGCAGAGATCATGGCTCTCATCGGCGGAGTGGGCGCGTGA
- the folP gene encoding dihydropteroate synthase, whose amino-acid sequence MGVLNVTPDSFSDGGLYIETDAAVRHALELAQNGADIIDVGGESTRPGAVRIGAVEEQRRVLPVIRELADHGIRVSVDTMHAETALAAAKAGAAIINDVSGGLADEAMANAVIETGLPFIVSHWRGQSDTMNELAQYTDAAGEVRAELFNRVGELVVLGVHPDKLIIDPGLGFAKHGAHNWQVLAHLDSFLGLGLPLLVGASRKRFVGELLPENTPIAARDAPSAVISALAAQAGAWGVRVHDVVSTRAALDVVDAWQAGYGGDIA is encoded by the coding sequence ATGGGCGTGCTCAACGTGACTCCGGACTCGTTCAGCGACGGCGGTCTCTACATCGAGACGGATGCCGCGGTTCGGCACGCGCTCGAGCTCGCGCAGAACGGCGCAGACATCATCGACGTCGGCGGCGAGTCCACGCGCCCCGGTGCGGTGCGCATCGGCGCGGTCGAAGAGCAGCGGCGCGTGTTGCCGGTGATCCGTGAGCTGGCCGATCACGGCATCCGGGTCAGTGTCGACACTATGCACGCCGAGACCGCCCTGGCCGCCGCGAAGGCGGGCGCGGCCATCATCAACGACGTGTCGGGCGGACTCGCCGACGAAGCCATGGCGAATGCGGTCATCGAGACAGGGCTGCCGTTCATCGTCTCGCACTGGCGCGGCCAGTCCGACACGATGAACGAGTTGGCGCAGTACACGGATGCCGCGGGCGAGGTGCGCGCGGAACTGTTCAACCGGGTGGGCGAGCTCGTCGTGCTCGGTGTGCACCCCGACAAGCTGATCATCGACCCGGGGCTGGGCTTCGCCAAGCACGGCGCGCACAACTGGCAGGTTCTCGCGCACCTCGACAGTTTTCTGGGTCTCGGGCTCCCCCTGCTCGTCGGGGCGTCGCGCAAGCGCTTCGTCGGCGAGCTGCTGCCCGAGAACACGCCCATTGCAGCCCGGGATGCACCCAGCGCCGTCATCAGCGCGCTGGCGGCCCAGGCCGGCGCATGGGGCGTGCGCGTGCACGACGTGGTGAGCACGCGTGCCGCGCTCGACGTGGTGGATGCGTGGCAAGCTGGATACGGAGGGGATATCGCATGA
- the folB gene encoding dihydroneopterin aldolase: MSSAQRSGALPPVGSDSITLTGLRVHAHHGLYAFEREAGQEFVIDVTVWLDLSAPAASDDVRGTIHYGELALEVTDAVRRDPVDLIETVAERVADVVLAHEAADAVRVTIHKPTAPIEVPFDDVAVTIERARARRSLEDRASDPATLVAREPASEGTFSTGAGEPA, translated from the coding sequence ATGAGTTCTGCGCAACGTTCTGGCGCCCTACCGCCGGTGGGATCCGACAGCATCACGCTCACGGGCCTGCGCGTGCACGCGCACCATGGCCTCTACGCCTTCGAGCGCGAGGCCGGCCAGGAGTTCGTGATAGACGTCACGGTGTGGCTCGACCTCTCCGCCCCGGCCGCGAGTGACGACGTGCGCGGCACGATCCACTACGGAGAGCTGGCGCTCGAGGTGACGGATGCCGTGCGGCGCGACCCCGTCGACCTCATCGAGACCGTGGCCGAGCGGGTGGCCGACGTTGTGCTCGCCCACGAGGCGGCCGACGCCGTGCGGGTCACGATCCACAAGCCCACCGCTCCCATCGAGGTGCCGTTCGACGATGTTGCAGTCACCATCGAGCGCGCCCGTGCACGCCGGAGCCTGGAGGATCGCGCCAGCGATCCCGCGACGCTTGTCGCCCGCGAGCCTGCGAGCGAGGGCACCTTTTCGACTGGTGCCGGGGAGCCTGCGTGA
- the folK gene encoding 2-amino-4-hydroxy-6-hydroxymethyldihydropteridine diphosphokinase — protein MTPAAIVPRPQRMRPAVPAVLAFGSNLGDREATIRAAVADAGAVAGIRVLKVSSLIETAALKPTGVDRDAPAYLNAVATIETVLDPHALLEAVNAIEAQHGRVREEHWGDRTLDIDIVDYDGRQSADATLTLPHPGAASRVFVLQPWLEIDPDAVVAGRGRVEALLAAVGGEH, from the coding sequence GTGACGCCCGCCGCAATCGTGCCCCGTCCCCAGCGGATGCGGCCTGCCGTGCCGGCCGTGCTTGCCTTCGGCAGCAATCTCGGTGACCGCGAGGCGACCATTCGTGCCGCGGTGGCCGATGCGGGGGCCGTGGCGGGCATCCGGGTTCTGAAGGTGTCGTCGCTTATCGAGACCGCGGCGCTCAAGCCGACCGGTGTTGATCGCGACGCGCCTGCCTACCTGAACGCCGTGGCGACGATCGAGACCGTGCTCGATCCGCATGCGCTGCTGGAGGCCGTGAACGCGATTGAGGCGCAGCATGGCCGCGTGCGCGAGGAGCACTGGGGCGATCGCACGCTCGACATCGACATCGTCGACTATGACGGCAGGCAGAGCGCGGATGCGACGCTGACGCTGCCGCATCCGGGTGCCGCGTCGCGCGTCTTCGTGTTGCAGCCGTGGCTCGAGATCGACCCGGATGCCGTCGTGGCCGGCCGCGGTCGCGTCGAGGCCCTGCTCGCCGCCGTCGGAGGAGAGCACTGA
- a CDS encoding DUF3180 domain-containing protein yields the protein MRRSHATPLIGLGLAGAVVGFLLELGLVASSLPMLVPPVSLPLTLVAIAAIVVGFAVPIYRAVHGKTSARIDPFQAMRVAVLAKASSLAGAMLTGAGVGLLVYMLSRTVLPQGGTIGLTVGATAGAVILLIGGLVAERLCTLPPPRDEDVQPHPSAS from the coding sequence ATGCGGCGCTCGCACGCCACCCCGCTCATCGGCCTGGGGCTGGCCGGGGCGGTTGTGGGGTTTCTGCTGGAGCTCGGGCTTGTGGCCTCAAGCCTGCCGATGCTTGTGCCGCCGGTCTCGCTGCCGCTCACGCTCGTGGCCATAGCGGCCATCGTGGTGGGCTTCGCGGTTCCCATCTACCGGGCCGTGCACGGCAAGACCAGCGCGCGCATCGACCCGTTCCAGGCGATGCGCGTTGCGGTGCTGGCCAAGGCCTCGAGCCTGGCCGGCGCAATGCTCACGGGTGCCGGGGTGGGCCTGCTGGTCTACATGCTCAGCCGCACCGTGCTGCCCCAGGGCGGCACCATCGGCCTGACCGTCGGCGCGACGGCCGGCGCGGTCATCCTGCTGATCGGCGGCCTCGTCGCTGAGCGCCTGTGCACGCTTCCGCCGCCCCGTGACGAGGACGTTCAGCCGCACCCTTCAGCCAGCTGA
- a CDS encoding biotin transporter BioY, whose product MSSTTIAASRPTLSRPTLADRIIPRSAVNNAILIVAGVAIVAALAQVQIPMWPVPITGQTLGVMLVGAALGSWRGASSMALYMVLGLAGLPIFAGGDGSVSMVSNPSFGFIIGFVFAAALIGWFSERRWDRRPLLSGLGFLGASLVPFAFGLPYMAFILGSLGFPNDLGTVLALGVYPFLIGGVVKWAIAASVLPIAWRIVSAVDKRSEKK is encoded by the coding sequence ATGTCTTCGACCACCATCGCAGCTTCTCGACCAACACTGTCCCGGCCGACACTGGCCGACCGCATCATTCCGCGCAGCGCCGTCAACAACGCTATTCTCATCGTGGCGGGAGTCGCCATCGTCGCCGCCCTCGCGCAGGTGCAGATTCCCATGTGGCCCGTTCCCATCACCGGCCAGACCCTCGGCGTGATGCTCGTGGGCGCGGCACTCGGCTCATGGCGAGGCGCCAGCTCGATGGCGCTCTACATGGTGCTCGGTCTCGCCGGCCTGCCGATCTTCGCGGGCGGCGATGGAAGCGTTTCGATGGTGAGCAACCCGAGCTTCGGCTTCATCATCGGCTTCGTCTTCGCCGCCGCGCTCATCGGCTGGTTCTCCGAGCGTCGCTGGGATCGCCGCCCGTTGCTCTCCGGCCTGGGCTTCCTCGGCGCCAGCCTCGTGCCGTTCGCGTTCGGCCTGCCGTACATGGCCTTCATCCTCGGTTCGCTCGGATTCCCGAATGACCTCGGCACCGTGCTCGCGCTCGGCGTCTACCCGTTCCTCATCGGTGGCGTCGTCAAGTGGGCCATTGCCGCCTCGGTTCTGCCGATCGCTTGGCGCATCGTGAGTGCGGTCGACAAGCGCTCCGAGAAGAAGTAG
- a CDS encoding PH domain-containing protein: MSRRLDVQADWKRVSPKYVLVVIVGSLSSGVVASAVAVFLWLVAQLWWAWIALIVIVVITLVMLIVAPRRARSIGYELRADDLLFRRGIMFQRFVAVPYGRMQLIDITRGPVGRMLGLADLKFVTAAASTGVTIPGLPDEDAGELRDRLVELAESRRTGL, from the coding sequence GTGTCGCGACGTCTCGACGTGCAGGCCGACTGGAAGCGCGTCTCGCCGAAGTATGTGCTCGTCGTCATCGTGGGCTCGCTGAGTTCCGGCGTGGTCGCCAGCGCCGTGGCCGTGTTCCTGTGGCTCGTCGCGCAGCTCTGGTGGGCCTGGATAGCACTCATCGTCATTGTCGTCATCACTCTCGTGATGCTCATCGTGGCCCCCCGTCGTGCCCGGTCGATCGGCTACGAATTGCGTGCCGACGACCTGCTGTTTCGCCGCGGCATCATGTTCCAGCGCTTCGTTGCGGTTCCGTATGGCCGCATGCAGCTCATCGACATCACGCGGGGACCGGTGGGGCGGATGCTCGGCCTCGCCGACCTGAAGTTCGTTACGGCAGCAGCATCCACCGGTGTCACCATCCCGGGCCTGCCCGATGAAGACGCCGGTGAGTTGCGCGACCGTCTCGTGGAGCTGGCGGAGAGCCGCCGGACCGGGCTGTGA